One part of the Olleya sp. YS genome encodes these proteins:
- a CDS encoding alpha/beta hydrolase: MPFITNKNKKVSVDIFYEDYGQGQPVILIHGWPLSRKSWEHQVWKIVESGYRCISYDRRGFGISSSPWDGYDYSSLASDLNEIINQLQLENVIIVGFSMGGGEVVRYCTDYGTENIAKAALISSIIPLVKQKDDNPSGVPESALMDIKNALENDRVGFLKEFSKGFYNFEDNKDKVSQAQLDYDFIVASHASPRGTIEAAKAWMHTDFRDELKNVNVPTLIVHGDADGTVPIETSANQAAKGIENNTFKVIKDGPHGLNITHKDEFNKILIDFLNE; this comes from the coding sequence ATGCCTTTTATTACAAACAAAAACAAAAAAGTATCTGTAGACATTTTTTATGAAGATTATGGACAAGGACAACCAGTAATTTTAATACACGGTTGGCCTTTAAGTAGAAAATCTTGGGAACACCAAGTTTGGAAAATAGTAGAATCTGGTTACAGATGTATCTCTTATGACAGACGCGGATTTGGAATTAGCTCATCACCATGGGATGGCTATGATTATTCCTCATTAGCAAGTGATTTAAATGAAATCATTAATCAATTACAACTCGAAAATGTAATTATTGTAGGCTTTTCTATGGGAGGAGGAGAAGTGGTACGATATTGTACCGATTACGGAACAGAAAACATTGCTAAAGCTGCATTAATAAGTAGTATTATTCCTTTAGTAAAACAAAAAGACGATAATCCCTCAGGCGTGCCAGAAAGTGCTTTAATGGATATTAAGAATGCACTAGAAAATGATCGTGTTGGTTTTTTAAAAGAATTTTCTAAAGGGTTTTATAATTTTGAAGACAATAAAGATAAAGTTAGTCAAGCACAATTAGATTACGATTTTATAGTAGCATCTCACGCGTCACCTAGAGGTACTATTGAAGCTGCTAAAGCTTGGATGCATACAGATTTTAGAGACGAATTAAAAAATGTTAATGTACCAACTTTAATTGTTCATGGTGATGCAGATGGAACAGTACCAATAGAAACTTCTGCTAATCAAGCAGCAAAAGGTATAGAAAATAATACTTTTAAGGTAATCAAAGATGGACCTCATGGATTAAACATCACACACAAAGACGAGTTTAATAAAATTTTGATAGATTTTTTAAATGAATAG
- a CDS encoding helix-turn-helix domain-containing protein, whose product MFPDFNRYSLPLLILVIQGLIFAVLLFSRYLKKRNLSDLFLALILCLTSYSQTCYTIGFMGWYDSFRTTKINYFLINIGIALAPLIYLYVKSITTSNFKFKKVYWWHFAFALAFVMYRFVIFTYDALQPGFNETQNGYLKINLDEAIVLPTMSFITAPFILLYLAFTFQLFYNYRKRIIQYFSNTYKLELSWILSFLVLFSLSFLYGTIQDAIGSFVIDLDYNQRWWLNLFVAVITLYVGIKGYFTDTTKLNKLDFSFSPKIVGIPEETSNNPIKSFSEDQVIAIKQFMETEKPYLNPDLNLSDLAKQVDLTRAQLSEIINSAFNKNFNDFVNNYRVEAFKDMLKAGKQKQLSLLGIAQECGFNSKATFNRVFKKLTNHSPTQYLQSQID is encoded by the coding sequence GTGTTTCCAGATTTTAACAGATACAGTTTACCATTACTAATTTTGGTTATCCAAGGATTAATTTTCGCAGTACTTTTATTTTCTAGGTATTTAAAAAAGCGTAATCTATCCGATTTGTTTTTGGCACTAATTTTATGTCTAACTAGTTACAGTCAGACGTGCTACACTATAGGTTTTATGGGTTGGTATGATAGTTTTAGAACGACAAAAATCAACTACTTTTTAATTAATATTGGTATTGCTTTAGCGCCTTTAATTTACTTATATGTAAAATCTATAACTACTTCAAATTTTAAATTTAAAAAAGTGTATTGGTGGCATTTTGCATTTGCATTAGCTTTTGTCATGTATCGCTTTGTAATTTTTACTTACGACGCATTACAACCTGGATTTAACGAGACACAAAATGGCTACCTAAAAATTAATCTTGATGAAGCTATTGTATTACCAACCATGAGTTTTATTACTGCTCCATTTATCCTCTTGTATTTAGCATTTACTTTTCAGTTATTTTATAACTATCGTAAGCGCATTATCCAATATTTTTCTAATACCTATAAGTTAGAGTTAAGTTGGATTTTATCGTTTTTAGTCTTGTTTAGCTTATCATTTTTATATGGAACAATTCAAGATGCTATAGGGTCTTTTGTAATAGATCTTGACTATAATCAACGCTGGTGGCTTAACTTGTTTGTAGCGGTTATAACATTATATGTTGGTATTAAAGGTTATTTTACAGATACTACAAAGCTAAATAAACTAGACTTTAGCTTTTCGCCAAAAATTGTAGGTATACCAGAAGAAACCTCTAATAACCCGATTAAGAGTTTTTCTGAAGATCAAGTAATTGCTATCAAACAATTTATGGAGACCGAAAAACCTTACCTGAATCCTGATTTAAATCTATCTGATTTGGCTAAACAAGTTGATTTAACTCGAGCTCAGTTATCAGAAATTATCAATTCTGCTTTTAATAAAAATTTTAATGACTTTGTTAATAATTATCGTGTCGAAGCATTTAAAGATATGCTAAAAGCAGGTAAACAAAAACAACTCTCACTGCTTGGTATAGCACAAGAATGTGGCTTTAATAGCAAAGCCACTTTTAATCGTGTATTTAAAAAATTAACTAACCACTCGCCTACCCAATACTTACAATCTCAGATAGATTAA